Genomic window (Mycosarcoma maydis chromosome 5, whole genome shotgun sequence):
ATTCgcgtcttgagctcgacgccggCGCTCCTCGAGCACCACTTCGGGAAGCGCAACGAGCTCAATGTCGGTTTGTTTCTTGGAAGATGAGTCCGAATCGGATGCGGAAAGTGATCGCGGACGGTCCGGCTGGCATGTGGATACGCTGGGATGGCGATGCCTGCGCAGGCGCAATGTGCGGTGCCGATGATGTCGTTGCGGCATGGTGCTGTCTCTCTTCAAGCCGTCAATCGGCTGCTATCAGCAAAAGTGGGTTGGCCAAAACGCTCCAAGTTCTGCGATAGGCAGAGATGGTGTTGTTGACGCAAAGAAATCACCAGCGGATGACGGTGGTCGTCAAGAAAGGCGTGGCCCAGCGAGATGCCGTTTTGCGCaacaaagtcgtgagtgcacaGAATTGCAATACCAGTTACTGCTACGTTATATATCACGTATGTTCTATGCCTTTCAAACATCAAAAGTTTACGAACCCGCTGCAGACGAACCATAAAtccgtgaatcgtgaatcgcaaCGAGAATACAcaccttcacgcttgtgTGTCGCGCTCCAACTTATTCTGATTAAAATATAATATAAGCGccgccaatcgtgaagcgtgaagcgtgaagcttGAAGCGCGAATGGAGCTCCGGAACTGGGTCCGTTTCAGGGTCCCTCGCTCTGTCAAGCATCATGACACTTAATCAAAACACGCACGTTGGGTAAAACCCGCGACCAGACAACAAACACGAACACACTGTGGCTGTGACACAAGAGCACTCAGGCATTTTGTTTGGCATGATGATTTGCTGCAGGGACGTCGCCAAGTCATGGCTATGATTAGTCCAATGTTGGTTGCAGATGCAACATGCTGGGACGAACCTAGTTTCGACTAGAAGCACCAGCCTTTCTAGGCCTTGAAAATCCTGCTTCCAACTTGGTGATAGTCTGAGGCGCTTCACTATCAATCCCGGTCCCCGCAAACTTGTGCTTCTCTTGTGCAAGTacttgctcgatctcatTTGAGACATGTGAGTGCGTCAGATCGTTTTTGTCCGACGCCTCGAGTTTTTTTACCACACGCATACCCGAAAAGCCCTTGACATGGTTGAGGATGATCAGCACATTGCTCGAATAGATCATCCGCGCCTTGACACCGCTAGAGGCGGGACAGCAATATAGCATCGCCACTacgctctcgctcgacgctcgcaGCGATACATTGTCCAGCCTGTAGAATGCGATTCGGGGGTCGTGGTCGCTCAGCGCTGAAGGCAGATCTGCAGGTGGAACAAAGCGAGGTGgcgattcgagctcgaccgtCTCGCTACGAAGGTCGATCGCCAGAACCACCAGGTTCCACTCAGAGGTTCCGGACGCCGTAGATGCAAGCCCCTGGATCGCCTCTTGGACTCCATCACCCCATTTGAATCCGACGGCGGGTCCACCGGCACCGCTACCTATGCCATTGCTGCTAGCTGCCCCAGCGCGTTCGGTCGCCTGCAACCTTCGCAGTTCGGCGAGCTCTTGCTCGCGTTGTGTAAGCCCGGTTGTGGACGCACCAGTTCCAGATCcgaccgagatcgagctgctttgTTGCGCAAACGCTGCATCCTTCAAGCTGGCCTGACCGAGCGAAgttggcagcgttggcTGTGAGAGAGGTGCCAATGTCTCAGCTGAGGGCGTAGGAGGTTCCTGCGGCGCTTTGGTCTCGGAAAactcttgctcggctgcgGTCACTCTGGACTCTGGTTCATTCTTGTCGATGGCTGTACTGACGTTGACTGCTGCCTGGAGTGTCGAGTCGGACGGTACCGTGGGCTGTGACAGGCTATCGGTGTTTCCGGCGACTGCACGTGGTGTCGTTGGCTCCTCGGGCGCTTCCAGTTCAGAAGCAAACTGCTTGGCATTGACGTCCTTCTCCGCTGACAAAGTAGCAGAAGCATCTTCTTCGCCTCTATCTTCAGAAGTAGGCGGCGAAGGGCTTTTGAAAGCCGAAGTGAACTCGTGCGAATTGTACCTCTTTGGGGTAGGAGCCGAGGTAATTGAAGGTTGCTCTGCTTCAGGAACAGGTCGAGGACGTTCGGCCGCTCGAGTCGTATCTTGCAATGAGCCAATCTTGCTGACACCAGTCACACCCGAAGTGGCTTCAAGATTGGAGGCTTCCGTCGAGCCTGATGCCGCACTTGTTAACACAGTGGTCGATGACTCTTGCGCCGATCTGAGGTTGTTTGCCTTGCTGGCCGAGCCGAAATTCCTTCGTGCGCCTCCCGAACCCgtgcctgctgcttccgaCGCAGCGAGACCTGCCGTCTTGAGCTGGGGATTCTGATAGTCGTGCTTGCGGCTGTTGCGCAACTTGGTAGGCCACAGAAAGTCTTTGGGTGTAGCACCAAAGATGGTCTCCAGAAAATTTCGTTCAGTGAGACCCGCCATGAGCGAGGAGCGCGTGATGGCGTACTGCATCTTTTCCTTGATTTTGGCACCGTCTGGCTGGtacgagcagcagagccaCTCCCACTCGCCTGACGCGGACTGGCTGTCGAGACGATACAGAGCGTATCCACTGCGTTGCGGATCGTTGGCAAAGAGCTTGGACAGCACCGGTACAAAGTCTTGCTTGTCGCTCGCATCTGCGTCTGAAGGCGGTGCTGATTCGACGAGTTTGAGAAGTCCGCCATCGTTTTGCACGAGAATGGCGCGCACCGACTCATCGGCCTGCTTGAATGCTTGGGCCAGATCGTCGGCGATCGGGATGTTCGACATGTTGTGAGGACGAAAGAGAGGTAGACGAATATGACCTATAGTGATGGGGATGGTCGTGCTCTTACGAAAGCTCGTGCTAAGTGTCGAACGAACAAGCACGAGGTTGTGTCATTCAACAGATCGATGCGCTCACGCTGTTTGTTTCCGCTTTGGTTCTTCTCGCTTGACTAGCGCCGCAAACGCAGTCACAGTGCTGGTCTCGACTTATTTAGACATGGCTCAGCACCGTGGCAGCAGACCGCTGCTTGCAGTTGTCGCGTATCTCCTGGAATCACCGCTGCTGTCAGTGTGGAGTAGAGCTGGACCGTGCAGCTGTTGGTTGGCAGGCGTGGAGCACAGAACACGGACACGAGAACACGGAACGAATTTTCAATTTGTTGGTTGAGCCGCTCTTACACCTTTGAGATTTCGATGTGCGATACGCTACTCGGCAACCGGTCGAGACAGGCTGGCGGGACACGCGCGAGACCGGCTTCTGCTTTGAAATGCTACCGGAATGTAGTGAGTTCCGAGCCTAGTTCCCAACTTTCTGCGAGGCTTTCAGTCAACGTAGCGCTTGACTATATTTGACATGGGCatcttcgtgcttcttgctcgttgcCGTGCTCCACTCTGATCAACTCCTTCACCATCCCGCTTCTGAACGAGTCTACATCAACACAATGCCCAAGGACGCAGCTCCCGAAGTGATGCCTGAGCTTGGTGCTCAGCGCCTCTTCTCGCTTGATGGAAAGATCGCCCTTGTCACCGGTGGTGGCACGGGTATTGGCAAGATGATCGCCGCCACCTATATCCGCAACGGTGCCAAGGTCTACATTGCCAGTCGCAAGCTCTCTGATCTGCAGAACgtggccaagcagctcagTAAGCTCGCTCCCAGCGATCCCGAGGGTAAAAAAGGTCTCTGTGTAGCGCTTCAGGCCGATGTGGGCAGCAAGGCAGGTTgtgatgcgctcgctgaCCAGGTCAAAAAGGCCGAGTCCAGACTCGACATCCTGGTCAACAACTCGGGTCTCACTTGGGGCGCACCCATGGACAATTTCCCAGAGGACAAGGGTTGGAATAAGGTATTCGACCTCAACGTCAAGAGTCAGTTCTACCTCAcagtggcgctgctgccgttgctCGAAAAGGGCAAGAGCAATACCGAGCATGCCACCGTGCTCAACATTGCCTCTACCGCTGCTATCGTTCCTCTCGCCGAAGCTGGTCTGTCTGCCCCCGGGCACGGTACCTACTCCTGTAAGTTATTGTGCTTGCCATTCAGCGTTAGACCAGACGAGAGACTCATGAACTAACCTAGAATTCGACCATTGTTCCGTACACAGACCAACCGTCAAAGGCCGCATCGCTGCACCTTACCAAAGTGCTCGccaactcgctcgctgACAAATTCATCATGGTCAACGCCATCTGCCCCGGCGTCTTCCCTTCGCGCATGACTGCATACGGTCTCGAGGAGAACCGCGACCTGCTCGAAGGTGTCCAACCCACCGGCCGTATTGGTACGCCCGAGGACATTGGTGGTGTCGCCATGTTCTTCGCTTCTCGTGCAGGTGCTCACTGCACCGGTACCGGCATCGTTGTCGATGGTGGCCAGAGCATCCAGTTCCAGCCTCGTCTGTAAAGATGCCTAGCCGTGAAATCAGAGTCGCTGACCAACAGTTAAGCTCTTTCGTTGAGATTCGGCGTGTGCTGTTCGATGCGTTACTTGTGCCGACAGACATGAGAGCAACCCAATGATTCGATCGAAATGGAAAAAGTACAAATACAATCCTGAGCGAATCCGAGCTCTGAGCTATTCCTGAACATAACGTCGGCGCATCGTCCTATATTTTTTGAGCGAGTACAGAGTTTCTGTCTCTGTTGTATGAAGCGCGGTGTAGTTATCAGATGAAATGCGTCAGTAGTCAACAACAGTCTCGGCCATTCAGGGAGAGATTCGAATCTTACCTTTCTTGACAAACTCTGCCAGGTCGAGTTTAGCCTTGATCTCCTTGTCGTCGGTCAGATGCGCATTTCTTTCAAACATGCTGCGTAGTTTCCCCAAGAAATTGTACTTGGGATCTGGATAGTCTCTTCCTAGACGGTGGAGCTGTaacagcaccagcagcatgAGTTTGCAACGTGTCATTGTCCATCAGCTGAAAAGCACCTTCTTGACATCAATGCCTTTCGAACTCGACTCCCAGGGGGGTTTTTGCTTCAATATCGCAAAAAGCACAGAGGTTTTGGCGTAGTGTGCCGGAGCTAGACATGTATCTACTCACTTCTTTGTACAAGCCGATCGCTCTTGCCCGCATCGGATGCCCGAGTGGCGGCATGACGTTGAGCTTAGTGCTGTTACGGAGCAGACGAAAGACGTTTTGCTTCAAACGGGTGAGCTGGGATTGCCTTTGTGTGCTTGAGGGAAACAAAAGATAGTTCTGTTCAAGAAGTGTTGGTGTAGTGAGAAGCGAAGGATCTTGTATGTAGAAAGCGAGGTTTAGCTTACAAGATCAGCAGTCGGTGAGTATCTCGCATCTGATTTCAATTTGCTCGAGGGTGACAGAATCGAGAATCTCAAAAAGCTGTCAAAAATCAAGGCTACCAAATCTCCTCTTTCACACACCACTCTTCTTGTCGTCATCACGCCTGCATTTGTGATCGCCCTTGCTCCGCATCGCATCGAACAGCGTCACGCTAAAGCTTCGTAATCTCGATGGATCGCTTCCGGCAAGACTCTGAAATCGATGAGGCTACCAAAGCCGAAACCGCAGATGCACTCACCAAGTCGCGTCAATTTCTCACTTCTCGTCTATTGCCGGACCTCGACAGAGCGAACCAAGTCCACCAAAGCCTCATCGCCCAAATTGAGGGCTACAAGAAGCTGCGAGAGACGCTCAGATCGCTGGACGTCGATGAAAACCGTGTGAAAGACTCAAATGTAGCGGACAAGGACGCCACACTGCTAGCAGACATTGGTGGAGGTGTGGCTGCCCAGACTCGACTGTAAGTCACATTCGGGAACTTGCTACAAGAATCGACGAGCCTCTGAGGGGCTGTAACAAGCCTTGAAGTAGCTATCCGTAAGGGTTTCAGGTATAGGAGCTGACTCAATCGCCCTCTCTTGATCGTACTGGGCAAAAGTCTAGAAGGGGAGAATCCGATCGTCTCACTTGGGCTCGCCAACTTTTACGCACAACTCACCAACAGAGAAGCAAGAGCTTTCATCACAAAGaagctgagcttgctcgaAATGTGAGTACCTTGTGCTGCTGTACCTTTTTCTTTCCCTCTTATGATTTCCTCAATCGTTCAAACGCGGCTAACTCGGATGTGTTGGATCCCGAACAGCAAACGCGACCGAGCGATAGACAAGCTCGCCCAGATCGAGGCCCACATTCATCTCGTAAGTTCTTCGCCgttcgagcttgacaaaGAAACGAATAGATCCAGGGCTGACTTTGAAGCTCGAATAATATCAAACTACAGACTTCCACATCAATAACGCAGCTTGATAATCTGCATCGCGGTGGCtccatcatcgacgacgtATGATGTGGCGGGCTTAGCGCCGTTTGACTCACTCGTGTCATTGCTCTACTTCGAGAACGCCCATTACAGGGTTCTGGTATGGACAAAACATGGAAACTTATCCGCATCTCGGGAGAAACCCATGAGGAATGCGTAGGAATCTTCTTAACTTGCACGCACCGAGTCAACCTCCTGTTTACGAGTCGCGACGCTTATCAAAGACTATCGCACTGAAGACAGCGGAGCCCTCATCTGCTCACACTTCCAGCTTGTAGATGGAGGCTTTCCAAGCTTGGGCAGATTCACCGGATCGACCAGGGAGCAGCTCCGACAATGGTCTGAGCACACAGGAGAGCGGCAAAGTGGGCAAGCATCGCAAAGTGGGTAAAACAAGTCAAACGTGAGAGAGCACAGTTTTCAGCATTGTGGAGGGACCAGCGGGCCGCTTgcatgtcgagcttcattcgtgatttcatAGGACTCACGTTTTTTTTAATCGTACGTGCGAATGGCGACCTtagcaagctcgatgctcCTGTCGACTGCTTATGGACTGTGGCTGTTCAAAGTCGACAACGCAGATGAAGCCGTCCGGTGGGTTCAAACGGGATCAAATTGAAGGTTGCCTGAACAGCTTAGCCAGAGACAAGCTGACCTTGTACCTCAACGGTCGCTCTGTTTACGGTTTGACAACTACCATCACTCCCGATCcctttcttctccttctgctTATATACACACCGTCTTTCTcactgctgcagctgggaTATGATGTTGCCCTTCCAATCGTACATTCTTTTCTCATTGCTAGCAACAATATTCTGGACCATCGGCTGCGATGCATTGCAGCAAAAGCGACCCATCGCTTTCGGCAGTAGCGTCGAGAAACGAAACCTCGGAGGAAAGTTGAAAGACTGGTATCTGGCAGGTGTCACCAAGAACTACATGTGTACCGACACGGGTCGTTTGGTGCCCGTCGATCCGCAGACAGGTCATATGCTGTTGAAAGGGTTGCGAAAGCGAGACAGCTGGTTCGACGATTTGGTCGGTCATTCGCACGACACTGAGCAGGGGCTCTGCCGTAATCGTAAGTGTTGCCTGATTGTCTCGATCAAATACTTGTATTCGAAAACCGAGACGTTTTGCTTTTGCCAGAGTAGTTGCTGACTGTTGGTTTGATTGGTCGAGCATTGTTCGCAGCTACATGGGTTTTGCCTCCCGGTTGGACGCAACCGATCCCGGTGACGCAGTTCAACGCTCAGTACCCGTGGGTGACGGTCGATGATCGTGGACAGATTCGGTTCCGCGAGGAGTATAGTAACTGGTTGAAGCAGCGGGCTGGCTCTGGAGTCGGATCGCAGACGATGGGCCAACCAGCTAGTGGCACGAGTGGTGCTCCTGCAGCGGTACCGGATGGAGGCGTCGGCTACGTTCCACCGTCAGCATTGAACGTGGCTGCCGGCACGGGTACCAGTTCTGGGCTGGGGCAAAACGATTTCGGTAACGGTATTTCGGCTGGCAATGTTGCACACGTCTGAATTACTTGATCTCCTGGCTTCGGTGCGAACATGTACCACCTCGTTATCCTTTCTGATAacgttgctgttgctttGCAATTCAGTTCTGTTCGGTCTACTTTAACATTGTTACGCTTGCAGAACGTGTATCACTTGCCTGCCGCCTTGATCGCGATTGGGTTGGCGTGCACCGTAACGCCCGTCATCCTGATCTCGCTGGTTGGTCTGTTCTTCGCATCGACAGGTATGGCCTCCATAGCATCCAGTGTCCCTCCATCTTCGGCGCCATCGATGACCTTGCCTATGATTGTGTACTTGCCGTCTAGATGTGGCTGCTTAGCATACGTAATGAAGAATTGTGACTTGTTGGTATCTGGTCCGGCGTTGGCACACGCAACGATTCCGCGACGATCAAACTTGAGAGATGAGCGAATCTCGTCGGCGAAAGGTTTGCCCCAGATAGATTGACCTCCTTTGCCTGTGCCTGTGGGATCACCCGTCTGGATCATGAACGATTTGATGTTGCGATGCCATTTGACGTCGTTGTACGTGCCAGCTGCGCAGTGGCCAAGAAAGTTCTCTGCGGCACGTGGAGTAGCGTCGCAGAACACTTCAACTTTGATATCACCGACGTTGGTGTGCAAGGTGACTGACATTTTCCGTTTGACGACCCCAGGTCGAGGTGGACTAGGAGGAGAAACGACATGcaacaagtcgtgagtgcttTCTGGAAATGTTTTTGGGTTTGATTTCCGACTTGCGCACTCTGAGACTTGTGCGAATTCTCCACTTGCCGtaagaagcagcagcagagcacaGAACAAgcaccaatcgtgaatcacagaataGGCGAACACGGAATCAAACTTGCCGATAACACACACCACTCATGAGCTGTGGCCAGACAGTCGCAGTTGCATGACAGTaacagacacgagagtggtgagtgtcaatcacaagtcacagaatcgtgaataatcgtgaatcgtgaatgctcCGCGCGTTTCGGCGAGCTACATGTACGATCACGGATGTGCATCTCGTTCTGTTTGTGTGTGTATGTCCATCATCTTTTTATATCCTTCTGCTCTGCAGACAACAGTGACGGGTACAGTTGCAGAGCGCTCCCGCTAAGTTTGTGCCATGCCGCgcaacgacgatgcagacaTCGATGCTCTGCCTAACgagccgccgccgccgtaTGAGCAGTTAGATGCCGCTTCAAATGTGCCGAGCACTGCCACTTCGTCTactgcaacagcagcgagccATGCGCAAAGCTTGAGCACTGGTACAGGCACTAATGCGAACGTCGATACACCTTCGGTCAGCAATGCACGAAACAATCCCTTCCTGGCACCTGAAGAACAAACCACGGGATCAAGTGTAACtgatgcagcagccacgCCTCCGCTTCTAGCCGCAAGTACCAATCCTTTTTCAAGTACAATCTCACCACAACCGACGGGTGCATCGACGGCATCAACCGTCACGCATGCCGTACCTGCTTCGACAAGCCAACCACCTAGTCTTCCACCACGGACCTACACGGCGCCTCAGAGTCCCACACCGTCCCAGTCAGGAGCAAATCGTGCTAGCCTAGAATCGcgccactcacgattgtcgTCTATAACATCGCCAGTCTCACCCTCACCCTCGTCCGCCTCTGCACCCGCATATGCGCCGCCATCTGGACCTCCACCTTCGTCGCCTGCTACCTCTTCTTATACGGCAAGCCGTCCGAGTCAGCGACCTAACGACTCGTATCGACCCACCACCGTCCCTACGCCCGGCCAGCCACTGTTGCGAAAAggcaagctgctcgtctaTCCTCGCGACTGGCGCGGATGTCCAAAATGCAACGATACCGGTTACAAGCACGGTGATCCGAACAACCCGCACAAGAGCTGCTGGGATAAGTACGGAAAACCGTACACGCCCGCTATGAGCTATTCGGTGGGACTGAATGGAGCGACAACTCACTTGCAGAAGCCGTTACCTGTGTTGAGCGGCCCACCGGTGATgggaggaggaggtcgGCCTAGTCACGGATACATTCCAGGAGGGTATCCTGGTGCTAGCACTGGAGGATTTGTCGGGGCTGTTCCGGGAGCTCAGGTCTATGGAGGATATCCGGCACACGCGCCACAAGCACacgcaccaccaccgacacCACCACCTTCAGCAATATCAGCTTTGGCTCGACCAGCTGCAACTCCGACCACGCCAACTGTGGACGCCGAGACCGAAGGAGCACGAATGTCGGACGTGCCACCCAACTATCAAGATGCGAGCAACGTGCATTCCAACGAGCGGTTACCGTCGCAGTACGTGCCTCCGCCTGTACCGCCTCCTGGGCACGCTTCAGCGCCACTGCCACCGTCGAATCATGCACCGCTCTCCCCCACGCCCGCCCCGGGACCGTACGGCGGCTacgcaccaccaccaccaccaggCGCATTTGTCGGCGGCTTCAGCCCTCACCCCGGCACCCCAAACCCGTACGTCTCGATCCAACCCCCGCACGTCCAACAAGCGTGGTACGGCACATACGCACGTCCTCCACCCCCTAacgcgctcgtcgtcatgcCTGGCGATCCCAGAATCGGCGGAAGACTCTGCTACGAGTGTGGCGGAAGAGGCATCATCGAAAGCTTCTGGTTGGGCGACGAAACGTGTTTCCGTTGCTCTGGGTCTGGTCGCATCTTCCGATGAGCGCAAACCAAAGTCAAAACGAATCAGCTccgtcaatcgtgaatgcgaggaaattgtgaatgtgaaaTTGCGATGAGAGTCTGGAGCCACAATGTTAAGACGGACAATCGTCCGAAAGATAATGCAGATGCGAAAGGAAGGTGCGAATGATAACGGGGACTGAGTATGCGATGAACCGATTCAACTGAGCCGATGGCAAAGACACATATAGAGGGAGAGAGGTGCAGCGAAACAAGAcgtcgagagcagcgccacCCAATATGGTATCCCTCTGTCCAACAGCCTAACTGGCATGAGCAGGGGTGACTGGAAAACCATAGTCGCTCGCGCCCTGGCTCGGCGACGACTCGTACGCCGGCGACGGCGCTGCATCGGGCGAGTGGGGTACACCAAATCTACCCAACGACTCGACCGAGCTCAGAAAAGCAAGCTGTTGTGGCGTAGGGCCGCGTTTCGGATAAGAATACTGCGACCGTACCAAGGTCCAACTCAGGGGCTCTGAAATGTTGCGAGCTGCCAGAGTgggtcgagcagcagcgttggatTGCGCGCGTCTTCTACGATGCAACACGTGCGACGAGAGTGCAGGTGTAGGTAACGAACTGGATATCGAAGCGATCGTGGGTGCGAGAGGGGTCGAAGCGTGTCGAGCCATGGTGACGCCGTTTGTGAGTGAAGGGCGGGAAGCAGagttgctgttggtgcGGGTGCGGGTGCAGGTGCGATGGCGCAAGTGCAGTTGCTGCGGTACAGAAGATGCTGACTGTACTTGATCGAGCGGGTCCGAAATCTCATACCGAGGCGATGGCTCAGTTGCGAAACGCTGGAAGGCAGACAAGGTAGAAGCTTGGCGCGGCGTTAGCGGCCAATGCAAGGACGatgcaagctgctcaacgtgCTGATCCTCGTACTCATCGTCAGTAGAAGCATGACTAAAGCTGGTAGAAGATGTATGTTGCTCGGTCTGttgcacagcagcagttgcaagccgctgctggtcgagctgcataGCTGCCAGTGtgtctgcttcttctttcgCCTTGAATAGGATCATTTCGTCGTCGCCCACCTCATCGGTGTAAGCAGGGACCGGCCAGAAGGAGTGATGATCATGGTCATCTCCGGGATGGCCTTGTCTAGCACGCAACTCGTTACGATACGCGAGTCCGGGCGGCTCAAGGTAGTAGGATCGAATGGGAAGGGCGAAAAAGTTGACAAAGGAACGCCACTTGCGTTTCAAGGGGTGACGACGCGCGTGAACCTCAGGTTGCGGAGGCAGACCAAGCACAAGGTTGGCTGATGACGTTGTCAAAGTACTGACTTGTAcgtttggcggtggaggtgcAGAAGTGCGGAGAGACGAGGACACGTAAGTACTTGTTGCGGCGTCCAGCGCCGACCGAGACGTAGGAGCGATCGTGGTCATCGTGTGTGTCAGGGAGGAGGTGCTTAGAAGCGATTTTGATGCCGAGGCGCTCGGAGCATCTAGAAACTGATATCAGGCGCAACACTGGTGAAAGAAGACATATATGCAGCGCAATTGAGTTTGCCAACGATCCGAGTTCTGTGTAGCccagcaatcacaaatgttGTGGCTTCCCGATGGCGCTAAGGATTGTTGAAAGTGGATGTTGGCGGCGACCGAGGCGTAGCGGAAAGTTGGGCGAGAAAGCAAGCACCAAGGATGGTGACAAGATCAAATCTATAAAGGCAAAGGACGCCTGGGCCAACGTCGAACGAGGAAGGCGTTTGGGAGGCAAGACAGGCTAGAAACGCACCCCGAgaacagtcacgagtcgtgagtggctgAAAGCAGAGcgcgagaagaagacgtCGACTGGCACAGAGCGCTCAGCTGGATTTCTTGGATTCTTGGATTCTTGGTTTCCACACCGACCATCAGGGTCCAGCGGTGAGCCAAATTCCGCGCCCCAGTGCATCAGTCTTGTCTCCCGCTATAGCCTAGCctaagtcacgagtggtgagtgcaGTCGCCGCGATAAGCTTTTCCTTTGTTGTCCCTTTCCCAACCCGGAGCTTGAGATTAGCAAGCGGTAATGTGCcacatttgtgattcacagtctcaaatcacaatcacaaaaTTGCTACGTTGTCACAAAGCGAACTTCAAGCCATACTTCGACCGACTCTTGACCAGATTTCACAGACCAacaatcgtcaatcacgaatcacaaaatCACCAAGAGGCAAGCAAGGCACGAGCGAGGGTGTGAAGTGTGGCCAATTCAGGCTGCAGGTCAAAGCGTTTGCTTGCTCAAGCTTGACTCACAACTTGCCCAGCttcacaaatcacgaatcacgaaaccGTATCTCTGATTGGttctattcgtgattgttacATGGACTCGCATATGGCAGCAGAACAGCTGTGCGGCCTGCGGGGAAGCTGTCAGTCTAAGAACGCCCATTCCAACAGTCAGTCCGCCCttccacgatccacgatcctTGGTccgtgatccacgatccgtGATGCGTGGACGCACGTCGTGAACCCAGAAGACACCAAGAACCCACTTTGgttcaatcacgaatcgtgaatcgtgaatcgtgaatcgtgcgtGGTGAATCCGGCAAATCTAAATTAAACTACAGGGACCTCGCTCGCAGCTTGATGCGCTAAGTTAAGTTAAATTAACCCTCAAcgattcattcacgattcacgatattcgtgatttcgcAATTTCTTCATAAGATCACATCCCTAAACAGGACCCGATTCAAGCTTTGTGTGTTGGTATCGACCCCTGATCTAATCTTAGCAACTACCCGATCGGAGATTGATTTAAAAATATGCTACGAGAGCGTCGCCTCTAAATTTTATTAACAGATTtaaaaatcgtgaatatctGTTCCTTCCGTTCTCGTTTCATTTAGCCTACCTTCGCGGCGCCTCTTTTGACGTTTCTGAGCTGACTttgattgacgattcatttgtgattgattcCGCAATCATTTCATCATAGCTGTACACTCTCAACAC
Coding sequences:
- a CDS encoding putative NADPH-dependent beta-ketoacyl reductase (rhlG) encodes the protein MPKDAAPEVMPELGAQRLFSLDGKIALVTGGGTGIGKMIAATYIRNGAKVYIASRKLSDLQNVAKQLSKLAPSDPEGKKGLCVALQADVGSKAGCDALADQVKKAESRLDILVNNSGLTWGAPMDNFPEDKGWNKVFDLNVKSQFYLTVALLPLLEKGKSNTEHATVLNIASTAAIVPLAEAGLSAPGHGTYSYQPSKAASLHLTKVLANSLADKFIMVNAICPGVFPSRMTAYGLEENRDLLEGVQPTGRIGTPEDIGGVAMFFASRAGAHCTGTGIVVDGGQSIQFQPRL
- a CDS encoding putative peptidylprolyl isomerase (cyclophilin)-like protein → MSVTLHTNVGDIKVEVFCDATPRAAENFLGHCAAGTYNDVKWHRNIKSFMIQTGDPTGTGKGGQSIWGKPFADEIRSSLKFDRRGIVACANAGPDTNKSQFFITYAKQPHLDGKYTIIGKVIDGAEDGGTLDAMEAIPVDAKNRPTSEIRMTGVTVHANPIAIKAAGK